In one Silene latifolia isolate original U9 population chromosome 10, ASM4854445v1, whole genome shotgun sequence genomic region, the following are encoded:
- the LOC141605279 gene encoding uncharacterized protein LOC141605279 — protein sequence MAAVSSSSSQVHSSAASLDAISDLKREIRQHEVAIEELNNLASSRSVYVKKGNIFFRTSTELATTSEKRQLDEAKKKMQNHGSK from the exons ATGGCGGCAGTATCATCATCGTCTTCCCAAGTTCATTCCTCCGCTGCTAGTTTAGACGCCATTAGTGACCTCAAGAGAGAG ATACGACAACACGAGGTCGCCATTGAAGAACTCAACAATCTTGCTTCCTCTCGT TCTGTCTATGTGAAGAAGGGTAACATATTTTTCCGTACAAGTACCGAACTAGCAACCACTTCTGAGAAGC GACAACTTGATGAGGCCAAGAAAAAAATGCAAAACCACGGCAGTAAGTGA
- the LOC141605280 gene encoding putative F-box/kelch-repeat protein At1g15680, whose translation MYILFVISPRRTTTLLLFQEFFSKVADMDSCFCPSDHNAQMASALIKHCQKKQMAPCEEKSEFEFEFKLLSSLPDQMLLEILIRLPKKCSTQYKVVCRRWCSLISSSHFISLFISHRRQRYSADAPDTFTIVFQHKVKTPSSYRTIKYLYSVEAVSNNPDLSELYNNQSVCLDFLPRFRPEYEGDDCDFIYPESEPISVRASCHDLMLCSHFNTYYVVNLLTRQWIALPTVPIPIRERIHDGRCSVFSAEVGLVCYHDENDVNNGDGWYRFKVIQVPTNIACYSPERIKRLKISRPPGICSLQHNIEIYCSETRQWTEVVVDWFPLEMNYYRCYSPILSFDRMLYWLMDHFLVALDIFSTDAKLNPRYIIKLPDEFILDRSCFGVCGGRLQIACNSYEVGNGPVIHIWELEDQNRGSWTLAHKVVLREFKSPSYRLNLIAFHPFNREVVFCKEEENIYTCNMQTGKLTTYRKLKLDEGCKCSDIVQVVPPLLHQWFPTPVPSPPPVQKTY comes from the exons ATGTATATTTTGTTCGTCATATCACCACGGCGGACGACCACCCTTCTCCTATTTCAG GAATTTTTTAGCAAGGTGGCAGACATGGACTCTTGCTTCTGCCCGAGTGATCATAATGCTCAAATGGCTTCGGCTCTGATTAAACATTGTCAGAAGAAACAGATGGCGCCTTGTGAGGAGAAGTCTGAATTTGAATTCGAATTTAAGTTACTGAGTAGCCTACCTGATCAAATGTTACTTGAAATTCTAATACGCCTTCCAAAAAAGTGTAGTACACAATATAAGGTTGTGTGCAGGCGTTGGTGCTCTCTAATTTCAAGCAGTCACTTTATTAGCCTGTTCATCAGTCATCGTCGCCAACGTTATTCTGCAGATGCCCCCGACACCTTTACCATTGTGTTCCAGCACAAAGTTAAAACTCCTTCTTCATATCGAACCATCAAGTACCTATACTCTGTTGAAGCTGTTTCCAACAACCCGGATCTATCAGAACTCTATAATAACCAATCTGTATGCCTGGACTTCCTTCCACGGTTCAGGCCTGAATATGAGGGAGATGACTGCGACTTTATATATCCCGAGAGTGAGCCTATTTCTGTGAGGGCATCTTGCCATGACCTAATGCTTTGCTCACACTTTAACACCTATTATGTTGTCAATTTGCTTACCAGGCAGTGGATTGCACTTCCCACGGTTCCTATTCCAATTCGTGAACGTATTCATGACGGTAGATGTTCAGTTTTCAGTGCAGAAGTAGGCCTAGTTTGCTATCATGATGAAAATGACGTTAACAATGGAGACGGGTGGTATAGGTTCAAGGTGATTCAGGTTCCTACAAACATTGCATGCTATTCTCCTGAAAGAATTAAAAGGCTGAAAATTAGCAGGCCTCCGGGAATTTGTTCTTTACAGCATAACATTGAAATATATTGTTCGGAGACAAGACAGTGGACCGAAGTGGTCGTTGATTGGTTTCCCCTTGAGATGAATTATTACCGATGTTATAGTCCGATCCTTTCTTTTGATCGGATGTTGTATTGGCTTATGGATCATTTTCTTGTTGCTCTGGATATTTTTAGTACTGATGCCAAACTGAACCCTAGATATATCATCAAGCTGCCTGATGAATTTATACTCGACCGCTCATGCTTTGGAGTGTGTGGTGGCCGCCTCCAAATAGCTTGTAATTCTTACGAGGTTGGTAATGGTCCAGTTATCCATATTTGGGAACTTGAGGATCAGAACCGAGGGTCATGGACACTGGCTCACAAGGTTGTGCTTCGCGAATTCAAATCTCCAAGTTACCGTCTTAATCTTATTGCTTTCCATCCATTCAACAGGGAGGTCGTTTTctgtaaagaggaagaaaatatttATACATGTAATATGCAGACTGGAAAATTGACGACGTACCGCAAGTTGAAGCTTGACGAGGGCTGTAAATGTTCTGATATCGTACAAGTTGTTCCGCCATTACTGCACCAGTGGTTCCCAACGCCAGTACCCTCGCCTCCACCTGTACAAAAGACCTACTAG
- the LOC141605281 gene encoding uncharacterized protein LOC141605281, which produces MGQIFDKLQGKEWRQKQIRKITDKVFNRVSGETGRDSLSFEELYIAVLIVYNDINKRLPGPHFDPPSKENVRTLMQECDINLDGELDHDEFVKFIKEVTKDTFSTISQGLIISLILAPTIAIATKRATEGVPHVGKVVQKLPNSVYASLVTLAVVAIQSASQGSD; this is translated from the exons ATGGGTCAGATTTTTGACAAACTCCAAG GTAAGGAATGGAGGCAGAAGCAGATCAGGAAAATAACAGACAAAGTATTTAATCGTGTAAGCGGCGAGACTGGACGTGATTCTCTGTCTTTTGAGGAGCTGTATATAGCAGTTTTGATTGTGTACAA CGATATCAATAAGCGTTTACCTGGGCCGCACTTTGATCCTCCATCCAAAGAAAATGTCAGAACCTTGATGCAG GAATGTGATATCAATCTCGATGGTGAGCTTGACCACGATGAATTTGTGAAATTCATAAAAGAAGTGACGAAAGACACATTTAGCACAATTAGCCAGGGGCTAATCATAAGTCTAATTCTAGCTCCGACTATCGCTATAGCGACAAAGAGGGCAACAGAGGGCGTTCCACATGTCGGGAAAGTGGTTCAGAAACTACCTAATTCCGTTTATGCATCCCTCGTCACTCTCGCTGTTGTTGCAATTCAAAGCGCTAGCCAGGGATCCGATTGA